In Alteromonas mediterranea DE, a single genomic region encodes these proteins:
- the tolC gene encoding outer membrane channel protein TolC, with protein MKRTLLSLVIGVSMTTGALADDLMQVYQQALANDPLVNQAKAQRDAAFEGISLSRASLLPQISGSVGYTHSESERFQLLGPDTIFTTDTEVDTLNYGLSLSMSLYDHANWLGLDRAEKVAEQSDAQLAASMQDVIVRTVTAYFDVLRARDNVEFVGAEKRAIERQLEQTRQRFEVGLTAITDVHEAQANYDSTVAQEIQAKNQLEFALEALRVITGKYHDRLFGLNTENFSATMPVPETVDSWLETAQDQNLALLVDRLAMDVAKEDIAIARSGHLPTLSLSGSYGRSKDDVDAEILNDDGSTTPFGYETPYLDSQSIGISLNVPIYQGGSVSAQTSQAKYNYVAASQAAEQTYRQTVQSVRSSFNNVKASISTIRALEQSVVSADSALKATEAGFDVGTRTIVDVLDSTRNLFDARRNLAGARYDFIQSVITLKQAAGTLTGEDVAMINRGLKPVTNNDNG; from the coding sequence ATGAAACGAACACTTCTGTCGCTAGTTATCGGTGTTTCGATGACAACTGGTGCGCTAGCCGATGACCTAATGCAGGTATATCAACAAGCACTGGCAAACGATCCACTGGTAAACCAGGCGAAAGCGCAACGTGATGCTGCGTTCGAAGGGATCAGTCTTAGCCGCGCAAGCCTACTACCCCAAATCTCTGGCTCTGTGGGTTATACGCACTCGGAGTCTGAACGCTTTCAGCTGCTTGGTCCAGATACGATCTTCACAACAGATACTGAAGTAGACACGCTTAACTACGGTTTATCACTTTCAATGTCTTTATACGACCACGCAAACTGGTTGGGTCTAGACCGCGCAGAGAAAGTAGCTGAGCAAAGCGATGCACAACTTGCCGCTAGTATGCAAGACGTTATCGTGCGTACGGTTACAGCTTACTTCGACGTATTGCGCGCGCGTGACAACGTAGAATTTGTAGGTGCTGAAAAACGCGCCATTGAGCGTCAGCTCGAGCAAACACGCCAGCGCTTCGAAGTAGGTCTAACAGCTATTACTGACGTGCACGAAGCGCAAGCGAACTACGACAGCACAGTAGCTCAGGAAATCCAAGCGAAAAACCAGCTTGAGTTTGCCCTTGAAGCACTTCGTGTTATTACCGGCAAGTACCACGATCGTCTTTTCGGTCTAAATACAGAGAATTTCTCTGCGACTATGCCAGTACCAGAAACTGTAGACAGCTGGCTAGAGACCGCGCAGGACCAAAATCTTGCTCTATTAGTTGACCGTTTGGCCATGGACGTGGCAAAAGAAGATATTGCTATTGCGCGCTCTGGTCACTTGCCAACATTATCACTGTCTGGCAGCTACGGTCGCTCGAAAGATGATGTTGATGCTGAAATATTAAATGACGACGGCTCTACCACACCGTTTGGTTACGAAACGCCTTACCTAGACAGCCAGTCAATAGGGATTTCACTAAACGTACCTATTTACCAAGGCGGTAGCGTAAGCGCGCAAACTTCACAAGCTAAATACAACTACGTGGCGGCGAGCCAAGCGGCAGAACAAACTTACCGCCAAACCGTACAGTCAGTACGTAGCTCGTTTAATAACGTAAAAGCGTCTATCTCGACTATTCGTGCGCTAGAACAATCCGTTGTGTCGGCAGACAGTGCACTCAAAGCAACTGAAGCAGGGTTCGATGTAGGCACACGTACTATCGTTGACGTACTCGACAGCACGCGTAACTTATTCGACGCACGCCGTAACCTAGCCGGTGCTCGATACGACTTTATTCAGTCTGTAATTACGCTTAAACAAGCAGCAGGTACGTTGACAGGTGAAGACGTAGCGATGATAAATCGCGGCCTTAAGCCCGTTACGAACAATGACAACGGCTAA
- the nudF gene encoding ADP-ribose diphosphatase — MSKEFLSFTSNDVEITDIKPVYRGFFTMNQYQFKHKCFNGEWSDTVTREIFERGHAVGVLPYDPVLQEFVLIEQVRIGALATSSSPWLIEIIAGMIDKGETAEAVCHRESMEEAGIELENLTKALSYLSSPGGTTERLHIFIAKADASKAHGIHGLDSESEDIKVHRVKENTALEWLENGHIDNAAAVIALQWFFMHKTQLLEQWQTS, encoded by the coding sequence ATGAGCAAGGAATTCCTTTCATTTACCTCAAATGACGTCGAAATCACCGACATAAAGCCAGTGTATCGTGGTTTCTTTACCATGAATCAGTATCAATTTAAGCACAAGTGTTTTAACGGAGAGTGGAGCGATACCGTTACTCGCGAAATATTTGAACGCGGTCATGCGGTAGGTGTATTGCCTTACGACCCCGTTCTCCAAGAGTTCGTGCTAATCGAGCAAGTAAGAATTGGGGCATTAGCGACTTCTTCAAGTCCTTGGTTAATAGAAATTATTGCAGGCATGATAGATAAAGGTGAAACGGCAGAAGCGGTTTGCCATCGAGAGTCGATGGAAGAAGCGGGTATCGAGCTTGAAAACCTAACTAAAGCGCTGAGCTATTTGTCGAGTCCTGGCGGTACAACAGAAAGATTACATATTTTTATAGCGAAGGCCGACGCCAGTAAGGCGCACGGCATACACGGTTTAGACAGTGAGTCAGAAGACATTAAAGTTCATCGAGTAAAAGAGAATACCGCCCTTGAATGGTTGGAAAATGGCCATATTGACAACGCCGCAGCGGTAATTGCGCTACAATGGTTTTTTATGCACAAAACACAACTTCTGGAGCAGTGGCAGACATCGTGA
- a CDS encoding DUF1249 domain-containing protein, protein MTQRNQRKYVPNLPSMQALCELNYSHVLRILPDCDTEDLRYEFSVGVGLSYEIRIVESARYTSTLSIKQTTKDMPSYLTPAMTVRLYHDARMAEVINSQNTGALQPSYDYPNIKMRQRNEKHMVNIFLAEWLNFCLQHTSSVTSEA, encoded by the coding sequence GTGACTCAACGCAATCAACGAAAATACGTACCTAACCTTCCGTCCATGCAGGCGTTATGCGAACTGAACTATTCCCATGTTCTGAGAATTTTGCCTGACTGTGACACAGAAGACCTGAGGTATGAGTTTTCAGTAGGCGTTGGGCTTTCTTACGAAATTCGCATTGTTGAATCGGCCCGATACACCAGTACACTTAGTATCAAGCAGACCACGAAAGACATGCCTTCTTATTTGACCCCGGCGATGACCGTGAGGCTTTATCACGATGCGCGTATGGCCGAAGTGATAAACAGTCAAAATACAGGGGCGCTGCAGCCATCTTACGACTACCCCAATATTAAAATGCGCCAACGCAACGAAAAGCATATGGTCAACATTTTTTTGGCGGAGTGGCTGAATTTCTGTCTTCAACATACCTCTAGCGTTACGTCCGAAGCGTGA
- a CDS encoding metallophosphoesterase family protein, with translation MIKLIQLSDCHLLKDKNETGYAGIAPYDSLERTLLHAVNHAEQFEANNSSMAPSCFMLITGDISGDNTPESYQHFIALMDKYVDRANIAWFVLAGNHDNNAHFETYLGDKQLNSDNPLTFQNWHIHGMDTRALDSTYTAAGEVKGGEIHDLTQAVAQLPDNNHLIALHHHILPSNSWMDKHFLANAEALVSLTEQYAQIKALIHGHVHSPLRQLIGENSTPSYGCPSTCWQWEMQLAFGVSNDAPGYQVIELHEDGVVDVSIERVEH, from the coding sequence GTGATAAAGCTTATTCAGCTAAGTGACTGTCACTTACTCAAAGATAAAAACGAAACCGGCTATGCGGGCATAGCACCTTACGACTCATTAGAGCGCACCCTGCTTCATGCCGTGAACCATGCTGAACAGTTCGAAGCTAATAATTCATCGATGGCCCCATCATGCTTTATGCTTATTACCGGCGATATCAGTGGTGATAATACGCCTGAAAGCTATCAGCATTTCATCGCCTTAATGGATAAGTATGTGGACAGAGCGAACATTGCTTGGTTTGTGCTTGCTGGTAATCACGATAACAATGCGCACTTTGAAACGTACCTGGGTGATAAGCAGTTAAACAGCGATAACCCGTTGACGTTTCAAAACTGGCACATACACGGTATGGACACCCGCGCGTTAGATAGCACTTATACCGCTGCAGGCGAAGTAAAGGGTGGCGAGATCCATGACCTAACCCAGGCCGTCGCCCAATTACCCGACAATAATCATTTAATTGCGCTTCACCACCATATACTGCCGTCAAACAGTTGGATGGATAAGCATTTTTTAGCAAATGCCGAGGCGTTAGTTTCGCTAACTGAGCAATACGCTCAAATTAAAGCGTTAATCCATGGCCATGTTCATTCGCCTCTTCGCCAGTTAATAGGGGAAAATAGCACGCCGTCGTATGGGTGCCCTTCGACCTGTTGGCAGTGGGAAATGCAGTTGGCATTTGGGGTAAGCAATGACGCCCCAGGCTATCAGGTAATTGAGCTGCACGAAGACGGGGTTGTGGACGTAAGTATTGAACGGGTTGAGCACTAG
- a CDS encoding YqiA/YcfP family alpha/beta fold hydrolase: protein MQHILYLHGFLSSPKSVKAQATKAYFEQNHSDVRLHIPELSNFPSKVEGQLLDLIESTPALLNDGLKLIGSSMGGYLSTFLLEQFGGKAVLINPAVRPYELLQSFIGTHENPYSKEQFEIVEGDIGVIKALEAESISDQARYKVLLQTEDETLDYRLAAEKYAQSHLVIEEGGDHSFVGYENHLPAIAEFLLK, encoded by the coding sequence ATGCAGCACATTTTATACCTACACGGCTTCTTGAGCTCCCCTAAATCGGTAAAGGCGCAGGCCACTAAAGCGTATTTCGAGCAAAACCATTCGGATGTCAGGCTACATATTCCCGAGTTATCTAACTTTCCCAGCAAAGTAGAAGGTCAACTGCTCGACCTGATAGAAAGTACGCCAGCACTATTAAATGACGGGCTTAAACTAATTGGCAGTTCCATGGGCGGCTATCTTTCAACGTTTTTGCTAGAGCAATTTGGTGGCAAGGCCGTACTAATCAACCCAGCAGTGCGCCCTTATGAACTGCTGCAAAGCTTTATTGGCACGCATGAAAACCCGTACAGCAAAGAACAGTTTGAAATAGTTGAGGGTGACATAGGAGTAATAAAAGCATTAGAGGCTGAATCGATAAGCGATCAGGCGCGGTATAAAGTGCTACTACAAACCGAAGATGAGACCTTAGATTATCGCTTAGCGGCTGAAAAATATGCGCAAAGTCACCTTGTGATAGAAGAAGGCGGTGATCACAGCTTCGTTGGCTACGAAAATCACTTGCCAGCCATTGCTGAGTTTTTGCTGAAATAA
- the parE gene encoding DNA topoisomerase IV subunit B has product MSNQYNSDAIEVLNGLDPVKRRPGMYTDTTRPNHLGQEVIDNSVDEALAGHASSIKVILHEDQSLEVIDDGRGMPVDIHPEEGISGVELILCKLHAGGKFSNKNYAFSGGLHGVGISVVNALSNRVEVTIRRDSSVYQIAFENGDKVEDLQVIDTCGKRNTGTRVHFWPDPQYFDSAKFSVSRLKHNLRAKAVLSPGLRIRFDNKIAKESQEWFYEDGLKDYLYQAVEEFETLPSDTPFVGNFTGNTEAADWAVMWLPEGGDLVTESYVNLIPTAQGGTHVNGLRQGLLESMREFCEFRNLMPRGVKLSPDDIWDRCAYILSTKMQDPQFAGQTKERLSSRQASAFVSGVVKDAFSLWLNQHTEIAEALAEMCINNAQRRLRQTKKVARKKVTQGPALPGKLTDCSSQDISYSELFLVEGDSAGGSAKQARDREFQAIMPLRGKILNSWEVDSSQVLASQEIHDISVALGIDPDSTDLSGLRYGKICILADADSDGLHIATLLCALFVRHFRTLVEQGHVYVAMPPLFRIDVGKEVYYALDEGEKQGILDRIEAEKKRGKVNVQRFKGLGEMNPLQLRETTMDPNTRRLVQLTIEDAEEMMELMDMLLAKKRSGDRKTWLESKGNMAEVVL; this is encoded by the coding sequence ATGTCAAATCAATACAATTCAGATGCCATCGAGGTCTTAAATGGCCTTGACCCAGTTAAGCGCCGCCCTGGTATGTATACCGATACCACTCGTCCTAATCACTTAGGGCAAGAGGTGATTGATAACAGTGTGGATGAAGCGCTTGCGGGTCACGCCTCGAGCATCAAAGTAATTTTGCACGAAGATCAATCGCTAGAAGTCATTGATGACGGTCGTGGTATGCCAGTAGATATTCACCCTGAAGAGGGGATATCGGGCGTAGAACTTATCTTATGCAAACTGCACGCTGGTGGTAAGTTTTCCAATAAAAACTATGCGTTCTCAGGCGGCTTGCACGGGGTAGGTATCTCGGTAGTCAACGCCCTTTCAAATCGCGTTGAAGTGACTATTCGAAGAGACAGCAGCGTTTATCAAATTGCATTTGAAAATGGCGACAAAGTAGAAGACTTGCAGGTCATTGATACCTGTGGCAAACGCAATACCGGTACGCGAGTCCACTTTTGGCCGGACCCACAATACTTCGATTCGGCCAAGTTTTCGGTAAGTCGCTTGAAACACAACTTGCGCGCAAAAGCGGTGTTAAGCCCTGGCCTACGTATTCGCTTTGACAACAAAATCGCTAAAGAAAGCCAAGAATGGTTTTACGAAGACGGCTTAAAAGATTACCTCTACCAAGCCGTTGAAGAATTTGAAACACTGCCGTCAGACACGCCGTTTGTTGGCAACTTCACCGGCAATACGGAAGCCGCTGACTGGGCAGTAATGTGGCTGCCCGAGGGCGGCGACTTAGTAACAGAAAGTTACGTTAACCTTATTCCTACAGCCCAAGGCGGTACACACGTTAACGGGCTGCGCCAAGGCCTGCTTGAGTCGATGCGCGAATTCTGTGAGTTTAGAAACTTAATGCCGCGGGGCGTAAAGCTATCACCCGACGATATTTGGGACCGATGCGCCTATATCCTGTCGACGAAAATGCAAGATCCACAGTTTGCAGGACAAACCAAAGAGCGCTTGTCATCACGCCAAGCCAGTGCGTTCGTATCTGGTGTGGTTAAAGATGCATTCAGTCTATGGCTAAATCAGCACACGGAAATTGCCGAAGCGTTGGCAGAAATGTGTATCAACAACGCGCAGCGCCGCTTACGCCAAACCAAGAAAGTCGCGCGTAAGAAGGTAACGCAAGGGCCAGCGTTACCAGGAAAGCTCACTGACTGCTCTTCACAAGATATCTCTTACTCTGAGCTGTTTCTAGTAGAGGGTGACTCGGCAGGAGGCTCGGCTAAACAGGCTCGCGACAGAGAGTTTCAGGCGATCATGCCGCTGCGCGGTAAAATCCTGAATAGCTGGGAAGTCGACTCTTCTCAGGTACTGGCATCACAAGAAATTCACGATATTTCAGTGGCGCTAGGTATTGACCCTGATTCAACAGACCTGTCTGGTTTACGCTACGGCAAAATTTGTATTCTTGCCGATGCTGACTCTGATGGGCTTCATATTGCAACCTTATTATGCGCGTTGTTCGTACGCCACTTTAGAACCCTTGTCGAGCAAGGTCATGTGTACGTCGCTATGCCGCCGCTATTTAGAATAGACGTAGGCAAAGAGGTGTATTACGCGCTAGATGAAGGCGAAAAGCAGGGCATTCTAGATCGTATTGAAGCAGAAAAGAAACGGGGTAAAGTGAACGTACAGCGCTTTAAAGGCCTAGGTGAAATGAACCCGCTGCAGCTTCGCGAAACCACCATGGACCCTAATACTCGCCGCCTTGTTCAGCTGACGATTGAAGATGCTGAAGAAATGATGGAGCTTATGGACATGTTGCTTGCTAAGAAGCGTTCTGGCGATCGCAAGACTTGGCTAGAAAGCAAAGGAAATATGGCAGAAGTCGTGTTGTAA
- a CDS encoding HAD family hydrolase gives MTLHFASSTSGQLAVSEKTTTLLFDHDGTLIDSETVHYVLWKAILLGYHVELSETFYCEVMAGIPVKQNAIDLVAHFKLDVAPEVLAEQKHKSISDYLDKHAFPLMPYAKETIKTCFDKGYRIGIVTGGSKKSVEKTLSQYALANYISCVVAVEDVVTSKPAPDCYELAMRQLNKTPEECVAIEDTQTGMRAALAANLACVVIPTPLSQHHDLSRATVRCGNLQTWVESELISQ, from the coding sequence TTGACATTGCATTTTGCGTCTTCAACTTCAGGCCAATTAGCAGTTAGCGAAAAAACCACAACGCTATTGTTTGACCACGACGGTACGTTAATCGACTCAGAAACCGTACATTACGTTTTATGGAAAGCCATACTGCTTGGATATCATGTTGAGTTAAGTGAAACATTTTATTGTGAGGTGATGGCAGGCATTCCCGTTAAGCAAAACGCCATCGATTTGGTAGCGCATTTTAAATTAGACGTAGCGCCTGAGGTTTTAGCCGAACAGAAACACAAAAGTATTAGCGACTATTTAGATAAACACGCTTTTCCTCTCATGCCTTATGCTAAAGAGACCATAAAGACATGCTTCGATAAAGGCTACCGCATTGGTATTGTTACAGGCGGAAGTAAAAAGTCGGTGGAAAAAACCTTATCTCAGTATGCTTTGGCAAACTACATATCTTGTGTGGTGGCCGTAGAGGATGTGGTAACAAGCAAACCCGCTCCAGATTGTTACGAACTTGCCATGCGACAACTCAACAAAACCCCTGAAGAATGCGTGGCCATTGAAGATACTCAAACTGGGATGAGGGCCGCCCTTGCCGCTAACTTAGCCTGTGTGGTGATCCCCACGCCGCTATCGCAGCACCATGACTTATCTCGAGCAACCGTGCGCTGCGGCAACCTTCAAACGTGGGTGGAAAGCGAACTTATTTCGCAATAA